A single region of the Lusitaniella coriacea LEGE 07157 genome encodes:
- a CDS encoding iron uptake porin produces MPTRLFNVVSLSTAFLGLWLLFANSISASEMESEQAILEQINRYSTQRDINPSQNLRSTPLGQNVPGAAKFRDVSPGDWAYAALDDLIQRYNCLVGYPDGTFRGNRSLSRYEFAAGLNACLNQIERLIATATADFVTREDLETLRRLLQEFEAELATLGTRVDNLEARTAFLEDHQFSTTTKLAGQVATGLTSLFAGDDFLGNDLDERTLFGARTRLEFLTSFTGEDLLQVRLQAEGLQDFSEVTGTPEGSLGIAGDSDNNVAIDALNYQFTLGENTFVFLAANGATANDFANTVTPLDGDDGATAALTNFGTRNSVYSLADGAGIGIQHTFNDWLEISGGYLASEASTPGAGSGLFNGDYGAFAQLTLTPIENLTVAFAYANSYNIELGTGSNRANLRAFLESQAGINLPIISNTYTALASYQINPNIILGGWVGYTTTRTLAAVNGVDLAGNPVTLQRGDYSSWNWAAMAAFPDLGKEGSLGGLIVGMEPKVTEATSNIRNVIGVDPSTSFHIEGFYEYPINDNISITPAVIWLTAPDHNSSNDDIVIGVLRTTFSF; encoded by the coding sequence ATGCCCACTCGATTGTTTAACGTTGTTTCCCTCTCAACCGCCTTTTTAGGGCTATGGCTTTTGTTCGCCAACAGCATCAGCGCTAGCGAAATGGAATCCGAGCAAGCCATCCTAGAGCAAATCAACCGCTACAGCACCCAAAGAGACATCAACCCCAGTCAAAATCTGCGTTCGACTCCCCTCGGTCAGAACGTTCCCGGCGCAGCCAAATTCCGAGACGTTTCCCCCGGAGACTGGGCATACGCAGCACTAGACGACTTGATTCAACGCTACAACTGTTTGGTGGGCTATCCTGACGGAACCTTTCGCGGCAATCGTTCCCTTTCTCGCTATGAATTTGCCGCAGGACTCAATGCTTGTCTCAACCAAATCGAGCGTTTAATTGCCACCGCAACCGCAGATTTTGTCACCCGCGAAGACCTTGAAACCCTGCGAAGATTATTACAAGAATTTGAAGCAGAACTGGCAACCTTGGGAACGCGAGTCGATAACCTCGAAGCGCGAACCGCTTTCCTCGAAGACCATCAATTCTCCACAACCACAAAGCTGGCGGGGCAAGTTGCCACGGGATTAACCAGCCTATTTGCGGGAGATGATTTTCTGGGTAATGACCTTGATGAGAGGACTTTATTCGGGGCGCGCACGCGACTAGAATTTCTCACCAGTTTCACCGGAGAAGACCTCCTGCAAGTTCGGCTGCAAGCAGAGGGTTTGCAAGATTTCAGCGAAGTTACGGGAACCCCCGAAGGGTCTTTAGGCATTGCCGGAGATTCGGATAATAATGTTGCTATCGATGCCCTCAATTACCAATTCACCCTTGGCGAAAATACTTTTGTCTTCCTTGCTGCCAATGGCGCAACCGCCAACGACTTTGCCAATACCGTCACGCCTTTGGATGGAGATGATGGGGCAACCGCAGCACTGACTAATTTCGGCACGCGCAATAGTGTCTACAGCCTTGCGGATGGGGCAGGGATTGGCATTCAGCACACCTTCAACGACTGGTTGGAAATCAGTGGCGGCTATTTAGCCTCCGAAGCCAGTACGCCAGGTGCGGGGAGTGGTTTGTTCAACGGCGATTACGGCGCATTCGCCCAACTTACGTTAACACCCATTGAAAATCTTACCGTTGCCTTCGCCTACGCCAATAGCTACAACATCGAGCTGGGGACAGGGAGCAATCGAGCTAACCTGCGGGCATTCCTTGAAAGTCAAGCGGGTATTAACTTGCCAATCATCAGCAATACCTATACAGCACTCGCTTCCTATCAAATCAATCCCAATATTATTTTGGGGGGATGGGTTGGCTACACCACCACGCGCACCCTCGCTGCGGTTAACGGTGTTGACCTTGCCGGCAATCCCGTAACATTGCAACGGGGCGATTATAGCAGTTGGAATTGGGCAGCAATGGCGGCGTTCCCGGATTTGGGCAAAGAAGGGAGTTTGGGGGGTTTGATTGTGGGGATGGAACCGAAAGTGACGGAAGCAACCTCTAATATTCGCAATGTCATCGGTGTAGACCCCAGCACGTCTTTCCATATTGAAGGGTTTTACGAATATCCCATCAATGACAATATTTCCATTACCCCTGCGGTCATTTGGCTAACCGCTCCGGATCATAACTCCAGTAATGATGACATTGTAATTGGTGTATTGCGAACGACGTTTAGTTTTTAG